The Azospirillum baldaniorum genome segment CGGGCCAACCGGGTGGCCGGCATCCTGGCCGACGACATGGGCTTGGGCAAGACCGCCCAGACGCTGGCCCACATCGCCATGGAGGAGAAGGAGGGCCGGCTGACCGACCCCTGCCTCGTCGTCGTGCCGACCAGCCTCGTCCCCAACTGGGTGGCCGAGGCGCAGCGCTTCACGCCGCATCTGCGGGTGGTCGTGCTGCACGGTCTGGACCGGCACGAGAAGCTGGGCGACCTCGACCGCGCCCACATCGTGGTGACCACCTACGGCGTGGTCGGCCGCGACGTCGAGGTGCTGAAGCGCCGGGACTGGCATCTGCTGATCCTCGACGAGGCGCAGGCCATCAAGAATCCGGACAGCAAGGCGACCCGCGCCGTCTGCGCGCTGAACGCCCGCAACCGGCTCTGCCTGTCCGGCACACCGGTGGAGAACAATCTCGGCGAGCTGTGGAGCCAGTTCGCCTTCCTGATGCCCGGCCTGCTCGGCGACCGCAAGGAGTTCGGGCGCCGTTACCGCACCCCCATCGAGAAGCGCGCCGACGGCACCCGCGCCAAGCAGCTGATGCGCCGCATCCGCCCCTTCCTGCTGCGCCGCACCAAGGAGGCGGTGGCCAAGGAGCTGCCGCCGAAGACCGAGGTGGTGGTGCGCATCGACCTGGAGCCGGCGCAGCGCGACCTCTACGAGACCATCCGCCTGTCGGTGAACGAGACGGTGCGGGCGGCGCTGGCGGTCAGCGGCGTGTCGCGCAACGCCATCACCATCATCGACGCGCTTCTGAAGCTGCGGCAGGTCTGCTGCGACCCGCGTCTGGTCAAGATCCCCGCCGCCGGCAAGGTGAAGGAGACCGCGAAGCTCGACGCCCTGACCGACATGGTGCTGGAGATGGTGCCGGAAGGCCGGCGCATCCTGATCTTCTCGCAGTTCACCTCCATGCTCGACCTCATCAAGCTGCGGCTGGAGGAGGCGAAGATCGGCTATGTCGAGTTGACCGGGCGCACGCTGGACCGCGCCGAGCCGGTCAATCGCTTCCAGAACCGCGAGGTGCCGGTCTTCCTCATCAGCCTGAAGGCGGGCGGACGCGGCCTGAACCTGACGGCGGCGGACACGGTGATCCACTACGATCCGTGGTGGAACCCGGCGGCGGAGGATCAGGCGACCGACCGCGCCTACCGAATCGGGCAGGACAAGCCGGTCTTCGTCTACAAGCTGATCGCCGCCGACACGGTGGAGGAGCGCATCCTCGACTTGCAACGGCGCAAAGGAAACCTGTCCGACGCAACCATCGAGGGCAGCGGTCTCATCAGTGCCCTTGAAGGCGGAGACATCGACTATCTGCTGGGTAGGGCGGCGGACTGACCGCACCCTCGGGATTACCGCCCTTCCCGGTCTGGCCTTTGCGGCGCCATGGCATAGATCCTTGACGACGAAAGCATTGCGTTCGTTTCCCTTGCAACGGGGAGGGCCATGGCATCGACGAAGCGGGACACCGCACCCGATCCGGAACGGCTCATCGGCGCGTGGCGCGACGCCGCCGCGGACGCCCGCCGTTGGCGTGACGATCCGGACCGCGTGGCCGCCCTGAAGGCGGCGCGCACCCGGCTGCATCAGCCGCCACCGCCACCACCGCGCCCGCCCCAGCGGGTACTGGCCGACGAGCTGCACGCCGCCCGCGCCGCCTGGGAGGAGGGGCAGGGGTTGGACGGCACCGCCCGCGCCCTGGCCTACGCCAACCTGAAGCGTTGGGAGCCCGGTCTGTTCGGCTACAGCGAGACGCAGCGGTCCACCGCCGGCAAGATCGCCGCGTCGGAAGCCGCGGAGTCGCGGCGCGACGAGCAGGAGCGGGCGGAGGCCCAGGCCTTGATCCGGGCCTTCCGGCGGGTGCAGGACCGTGCCCGCAGCACCGCCCGCGCCGTGCAGGCCGACCCCCGCGCCCGCGCCATGGCGGCGGACGAGGGGCTGATGCTTCCGGAGGGCGGCCGGTCGGGCGGTGTGACGGCCCCGTGAAGCGCCGTCTCAAGGCCAACGACGATCAGGCGTCTTTCGCCTTGTTGCCTGCGGCTTTGCCCGACGAGAAGCTGCTGGAGATCCACCGCCGGCTCTGCCTGATCTTCGGCTGCCCGATCGCCTATTTCCGCGCGCTCGACCCGCTGAGCGAACTGGTGTCCTCGCTGCTGTCGCACCGCACGCGCAACGCGGCCTCCGGCGCGGCCTTCCGCGCTTTGCGGGCACGCTGGGGGGAGGATTGGGCCGCTGTGCGCGACGCGGACCCGGCGGAGGTCGAGACGGTCATCGCCGGGGTGACGTGGCCGGAGCAGAAGGCGCCGCGCATCCAGGCGATCCTGCGGCGGATCACCGAGTTGCGCGGCGAGCTTTCCCTTGATTTCCTGGCGGAGATGACGGTGCCGGAGGCGCGGGCCTGGCTGCAGGCGCTTCCCGGCGTCGGCCCGAAGACCAGCGCCGCGGTGATGAGCTTCAGCAGCCTGCGCCGCCCCGCCTTGCCGGTGGACAGCCACCATCATCGCGTCGCCGTGCGCACCGGGCTGATTCCACCCAGCGTGGCGGTCGGCCCGTCGCACACCATTCTGGAGGCGCGGCTTCCCCCGGACTGGACGGCCCAGGAGATCTACGATCATCACGAGGTGATGATGCTGCACGGGCAGCGGGTCTGCTTCTACCGCAACCCGGCCTGCGAGCGGTGCGTTCTGCTGGAGCTGTGTCCGGAGGGGCAGAAGCGGATGGCGGGTGGGGCGTCGGCGGAAGGAGCGTAGTCGCCCCTTGCCCCCACCCCGGCCCTCCCCCGCTGGGCGGGGGAGGGAGTAAAAGTTCCCTCCCCTGCGACAGCGGGGGAGGGTTAGGGTGGGGGCAAAGTTTCCAGTAGGTTCAATTCACCAGCGGCGGGCGGCGCATGCCCGGCAGGGGGGAGGGGTTGCTGCGCTGTGGCCGTTCGCCACCGGAGGCGGCCTGCTCGGCGGCGTCGAGCATGGCTTCGGCCTGCTTCTGCACGGCGGCGGCGCGGGCCTGGTCCATGGGGTCGGTGCTTTCCTTCCGGACATAGCCGGCGGCCTGTTCGGCGAGGTCGAGGGTTTCGACCACCTCGTCCATCGTTTCCTCCAGCGCGGTCACATCGACCTTTTTGCCGGTCATTTCGTCGTCTCCGGTCGTTGCGGTTGGTGATGCCAACAGGAGCGGGACGGCGGCCGTTCCCAATTTGGTAATCCGGGCGGCCACCCAAAAAAATTCGACGCGGGCGCGGGAATAGTTTTTTGCAGCGCACGTTCGTCTGTGTGTCCGGTGGCGCCCGCCACCCATCCTACCCAGGCTTGCGAAATCCCCACATGAGCAACCCGAAGCGTTCGATCCGGTCTGCGGCCTTGGCCGCGGCGATGCTCGCCGTGACTGCCGGCCACGCGTCCTTCTGGTCCTGGCGCAACGCGCCCACTCCTGTGGACGCCGTGCCGGGTCGCATCGAATCCGTCTCCTACTCCCCGTCGGGCCGCAGCTACGACCCGAACCACCAGCCGGTGGTCGATGCGGTGGAACTGGACCGCGACATGACCGCCATCGCCGGCTTCGCCGACGGTGTGCGCACCTATTCCACGCTGGGCTCCCAGGGCGACGTCCCGGCCATCGCCGCCAAGCATGGCCTGGACGTCACGCTGGGCGTCTGGCTGAGCGACGACAAGGCCCGCAACGAGCGCGAGGTCGCCCGCGCCATCGTGCTGTCCCGCACCGTGCGCGGCATCGAGCGCGTGGTGGTCGGCAACGAGACGCTGCTGCGCGCCGAACTGACCGACGCGGAGCTGGCCTCCTACATCCGCCGCGTCCGCGCCGGCGTGCCGAAGCACATCAAGGTCGGCACCGCCGACGTGTGGTCGGAGATCGTCAAGGCCAAGGAGACCATCGCGGCGTCCGACTACATGGGCGTCCACGTCCTGCCCTACTGGGAAGGCGTCCCCGTGGAGAACGCGCTGACCTGGATCCGCGACCGGCTGGACACCGTGCGCAAGGCGCATCCGGGCAAGCCGCTGTTCGTCGGAGAGGTGGGCTGGCCGTCGGGCGGCGAGAACTTCCACGACGCCTACCCGACGCCGCAGGCCCAGGCCTTCGTCGTCCGCAACTTCGCCGCCGAGGCGGGGATGCTCGGCATCGACTACAACGTGGTCGAGGCGTTCGACGGCGTGTGGAAGTCCAGCATCGAAGGCTCGCCGGGCCCGACCTGGGGCGTGCTCGACGCCGACCGCGCGCCGAAATGGCCGCTGGCCGGCGACGTCCCGGCCCCCTGGGGCGACCGTGCGGGCGCCGCCGTGGCGCTGGCCCTCGGCCTCGCTTTGTCGGCCTTCGCCGCCTTCCGCCGCCGCACCAACATGACCTACGCGCTGGCCGCGTCGGTGGGCGCCAACATCGTCGGCTTCGGCGTCGGCTCGGCCGTCGCCGGTGCCTACGCCGAATACTTCACCTTCGGTGCGGCGACCACCTGGGGCTCCGCCTTCCTGCTGGGCGCCCTGATGATGTCGGTGGCCTTCGCCGACCTGACCGAGGTGGCCCGCCGCCTGTTCACCGGCCGCGCCCCGGCCCTGCTGCCGCGGGTTCCCGCGGCGCCGGAGCACAAGCCGATGGTGTCGGTGCACATCGCCGCCTGCCGCGAGCAGCCGGACGTGCTGGCCGCCACGCTGACCTCACTGGCCCGTGTCGACTACCCGGACTACGAGGTCGTCGTCCTCATCAACAACACCGAGGATGAGGCGCTGGTCCGCCCGGTCGAGGAGCTGTGCGCCGAGCTGGGTCCGAAGTTCAAGTTCCACTGGTACAAGACGATCAGCGGCTTCAAGGCCGGCGCGCTGAACGCCGCGCTGCGCCACACCGACCCGCGCGCCGAGATCGTCGCCGTGCTCGACGCCGACTACACGGTGGAGCCGGACTGGCTGAACAAGCTGGCCCCGACCTTCGCCGACCCGCGCGTCGGCATCGTTCAGGCGCCGCAGGAGCACCGCGACGGCCATGAGACGCCGCTGAAGGCCGCCATGACCGCCGAGTACCGCCCCTTCTTCGACGTCGGCATGCAGGAGGGTCTGACCTCCCAGGCCTTCGTCTGCCACGGCACGATGATCATGCTGCGCCGCTCCGCCATGGAGCAGGTCGGCGGCTGGTCGGAGGAGGGCATCTGCGAGGACACCGAGCTGGGCATCCGCATCCTGTCGGCCGGCTACCGCGCCGCCTACACCGACGAGCGGCTGGGCCAGGGCCTCGCCCCCGACAACTTCATGCAGTTCCGCAAGCAGCGCGACCGCTGGGTCTTCGGCTCCACCCAGATCCTGCGCGCCCACTGGCGGAAGTTCCTGCCCGGCGCCACGGAGCTGACGGTCGGCCAGAAGATCGGCTACCTGACCAACTGGGCGCGCTGGTGGTCCGACGCGGTGGGTGTGCTGGCCGCCGGCGCGGCGGTCACCTGGACCTTCGCGTCGCTGGTTCTGCCGCTGCACCTGCCGCCGGTGCAGGCCACCGCCGCGGTGTTGGGCGCCCTGGTCCTGCGCGCCGGGTCGAGCCTGCTGGCCTCGCGCTACGCCTCCGGCAACTCGTGGAAGGAGAGCTTCGGGGCCTGTGCCGTGGGCATGGCGCTGTCCACCACGGTGGCGCTGGCCGCTCTGCGCGGCGTGGTCCGCAAGCGCGATGCCTTCCGCGTCACCGCCAAGGGCGGCAAGCGGACCCAGGGCGCCTTCTGCGCCAAGCCGGAAGCCTGGCTGTCGGGTGCGCTGCTGGTCTCCGCGGTGACGGCGTGGTTCGCCAACCCGCTGGGCACCCTGTCGCTGGAGCTGTGGGCGATCCTGCTGACCGCGATGGCCGTGCCCAACCTGATGGCCGTGGGCCTCGCGATCGGCGACATGCTGCCCGCCGGCACCCCGCGCCCGGCGCCGCTGCCGGCCCCGCAGGGCGTGGTCCAGCCCGCCGCCACCCCGGCCAAGGCCGCCAACGAGCCGGTCGCCGCGTAACTTCGTAACTGTGAACGGAGAAAGCCCCCTTGCCGTCGGCAAGGGGGCTTTTTCATGCCTGGGGAGGGGGCTCAGCGCTTGCCCTTCTTCCCCTGGATGCTGGTGATCTGCTGTGAGGCAAAGTTGCCCTGGCCCATGGCGGCGTTGAAGGCGGTGCCGACGTTGTTGAACTGGATGCCGCCGCTGGCCAGGGCCGCGGGCAGATGCGGCAGCGGGCCGAAGTTGCTCATCACCGGGTCAAAGAAGTTCTCGGGCGGCGGGCCGCCGTTTCCGGTGGTCACGCCCGGCTGGGGCTTCGGGGCCGGAGCCTTGACCGGCGCCGGGGGTGAGGCCTG includes the following:
- a CDS encoding endonuclease III domain-containing protein; this encodes MKRRLKANDDQASFALLPAALPDEKLLEIHRRLCLIFGCPIAYFRALDPLSELVSSLLSHRTRNAASGAAFRALRARWGEDWAAVRDADPAEVETVIAGVTWPEQKAPRIQAILRRITELRGELSLDFLAEMTVPEARAWLQALPGVGPKTSAAVMSFSSLRRPALPVDSHHHRVAVRTGLIPPSVAVGPSHTILEARLPPDWTAQEIYDHHEVMMLHGQRVCFYRNPACERCVLLELCPEGQKRMAGGASAEGA
- a CDS encoding glycosyltransferase; the encoded protein is MSNPKRSIRSAALAAAMLAVTAGHASFWSWRNAPTPVDAVPGRIESVSYSPSGRSYDPNHQPVVDAVELDRDMTAIAGFADGVRTYSTLGSQGDVPAIAAKHGLDVTLGVWLSDDKARNEREVARAIVLSRTVRGIERVVVGNETLLRAELTDAELASYIRRVRAGVPKHIKVGTADVWSEIVKAKETIAASDYMGVHVLPYWEGVPVENALTWIRDRLDTVRKAHPGKPLFVGEVGWPSGGENFHDAYPTPQAQAFVVRNFAAEAGMLGIDYNVVEAFDGVWKSSIEGSPGPTWGVLDADRAPKWPLAGDVPAPWGDRAGAAVALALGLALSAFAAFRRRTNMTYALAASVGANIVGFGVGSAVAGAYAEYFTFGAATTWGSAFLLGALMMSVAFADLTEVARRLFTGRAPALLPRVPAAPEHKPMVSVHIAACREQPDVLAATLTSLARVDYPDYEVVVLINNTEDEALVRPVEELCAELGPKFKFHWYKTISGFKAGALNAALRHTDPRAEIVAVLDADYTVEPDWLNKLAPTFADPRVGIVQAPQEHRDGHETPLKAAMTAEYRPFFDVGMQEGLTSQAFVCHGTMIMLRRSAMEQVGGWSEEGICEDTELGIRILSAGYRAAYTDERLGQGLAPDNFMQFRKQRDRWVFGSTQILRAHWRKFLPGATELTVGQKIGYLTNWARWWSDAVGVLAAGAAVTWTFASLVLPLHLPPVQATAAVLGALVLRAGSSLLASRYASGNSWKESFGACAVGMALSTTVALAALRGVVRKRDAFRVTAKGGKRTQGAFCAKPEAWLSGALLVSAVTAWFANPLGTLSLELWAILLTAMAVPNLMAVGLAIGDMLPAGTPRPAPLPAPQGVVQPAATPAKAANEPVAA